A single region of the Anticarsia gemmatalis isolate Benzon Research Colony breed Stoneville strain chromosome 19, ilAntGemm2 primary, whole genome shotgun sequence genome encodes:
- the LOC142980860 gene encoding uncharacterized protein LOC142980860 isoform X2, whose protein sequence is MQGDDPPFLPVGTDVSAKYKGAFCEAKIKKVVRNIKCKVTLKAGGGTITVNDDVIKGNLRVGSTVEVKQDPKKDAMEAVITKIQDCSQYTVVFDDGDITTLRRSALCLKSGRHFNESETLDQLPLTHPEHFSTPVIAGRRGRRGRAQSEGSEGSGSGRRVKADVEPHVGRVVLVEAGGGAERRRPHQPAFPALVVAPTAQIKVKEDYLVRSFKDGRYYTVPKKEAREFRKGSAPLEWAGVEAALQYLNNGVLPPHWDRDALFNEPRNTSDDSSDDEPREEKDHFVAQLYKFMDERGTPLNRNPTIANKDIDLYRLFKVVEKLGGYNRVTNQNQWKTIADKMGFHPVTTSITNLCKQAYKKFLHSYEDFYRKLGVTLVAHPRGARTPPAGRSLIRDRDRHPPASSSASASASACSTPTGTPTQQRGKDKDSSDKSETDKSEKSEKEEKPEKVEKPKEKPRVSDGEDSADNQPLVTTVAPKIEKEKEKDKEKEKEKEKEKEKEKDKEKEKEKDKEKEKEDKKEKEKEKEREKSSTSSSTSEEKAVVKPRSQSKGRTVTPVKTEHDKRTPKRRPLSSKTSEGASTSTSRASRRPHASTDSDSSGRASRCGPIKKMQSRRSQSANSASSGNTIASNSSKRPRKRKNTEPSTNESTRSGVSNVKAQVGDKLKVYYGPTQSESKVTYEAKVIEVSSEGMLRVHYTGWNTRYDEWIKPQRIALNVTQHEQRNKKGTSISRRVRSKRTEESSARSDSDSDSESDEDVKRPPKKSEEKSSSKTPSRSKDVKSSDSSNSSKPRKRPVRTISTPTTVSPAKKSRPNVTGRDYDLNEIRSELKGLHSVKQESDEATKTEGPGKEATLPPAQSSNPPPPEPPQPEKQAEDVYEFKEPEPFELELHDEKKKRTHRIFDDISPSKYTSTLSKSLSEEISEDPMRARPSLRSPSLSPFRDFGTSRDVGRQSPEDDSKDELFSLDDDSFPGDGSSGPTFEGFTPAKNQETYSKKSKVSKLRELIADSPDSPADDEQSSDDEPEDITIKEVRQPTPVTQVVEQPKTPEVAVTVEPVEAKPVLPVEEEVVEKKEPPKEKKEKTPEPPKTPPTQKKPDIQLPKTNIITPSITISSTTTTATLTPAVTTATSTTTSPLTISTPARVPTPTPLPNKSPSPTVEIKKKDEIPKIKLLEPPKEEHKKEPKKEEPQKVLSLSVPVLEPKDNPVKNEKKMDPIPILEPVTLKLQPPSSPLIDTEEDKSEPDSPARIDALPEPPPGFLLQSEGPKIAEKLLKAISSAKRLSMSPPPAEDRPVTPKSDTLKLNKPEVKLSPISPEPKPIIKPEPMKPLIKTESVKKPLENTTDSIFGEPPNFIDLKRDILDIKKPKPDETVVPRLQSPLNILERRKSVADLPLGVPGKNNKVLSDTIQKLSSQINQSAAAAAAASLPLQAFPAEDRSESSDSDDSDRRLIIDKLSVDEWGSGGSSEAVPAAAVGASAATRALHAGKSLGEWSGAESLLMLEDACKNERKHMSGPAGASVVVAGSGRVAACEEDSNISLLLCEETIPGSPAPDAEPAPPRQRLHMPFASAPPHHHTHSKDERRGESGSRSGAGASSGATANEAAAAGGPSAAAAPAPRDGRDAAGWGRTRPLIDNTPPTTPDSSLDMSPHRERRISERDSPSERKEDEDEARANDAVSHEVDKPHGGGRSRKASESSGAGRTRRRPRRDTDEPPHLHHHPPLKYNFYVDLEPTWDCQTRINVLTSRLADLRKAYHSVKAELAAIDRRRKKLRRKEREAVKAAKAACS, encoded by the exons ATG cAAGGAGATGATCCACCCTTCCTGCCAGTTGGTACTGATGTCAGTGCCAAATATAAAGGAGCTTTTTGTGAGGCAAAGATCAAGAAAGTTGTGAGGAACATCAAGTGCAAA GTTACTTTAAAGGCAGGTGGTGGAACAATAACAGTAAATGATGATGTGATCAAAGGCAACCTCAGAGTAGGGAGCACAGTTGAAGTCAAGCAAGACCCTAAGAAGGATGCCATGGAAGCTGTCATCACTAAAATACAAGACTGTAGCCAGTATACTGTTG TATTTGACGATGGCGATATAACGACATTGCGACGTTCAGCATTGTGTCTCAAGAGTGGTCGACACTTCAATGAGAGTGAGACTCTTGATCAGTTGCCGCTCACACATCCAGAACACTTCTCAACACCTGTCATAGCAGGCCGGAGAGGCAGGAGAGGGAGAGCTCA GTCGGAAGGCAGCGAGGGCTCGGGCAGCGGGCGGCGCGTGAAGGCCGACGTGGAGCCGCACGTGGGGCGCGTGGTGCTGGTGGAGGCGGGCGGCGGGGCCGAGCGGCGCCGCCCGCACCAGCCGGCCTTCCCCGCGCTCGTCGTCGCGCCCACCGCGCAGATCAAGGTCAAGGAGGACTACCTCGTCAGGTCCTTCAAGGACGGCAGATA CTACACGGTTCCCAAGAAGGAGGCGCGCGAGTTCCGCAAGGGCAGCGCGCCGCTGGAGTGGGCGGGCGTGGAGGCGGCGCTGCAGTACCTCAACAACGGCGTGCTGCCGCCGCACTGGGACCGCGACGCGCTCTTCAACGAGCCCAGGAACACCTCCGATGAT AGTTCAGACGACGAGCCGCGCGAGGAGAAGGATCATTTCGTGGCGCAGTTGTACAAGTTCATGGACGAGCGAGGCACGCCGCTCAACAGGAACCCCACGATCGCTAACAAGGACATCGATTTATACCGCCTATTTAAA GTGGTAGAAAAGTTGGGTGGCTACAACAGAGTGACAAACCAAAATCAATGGAAAACCATTGCTGACAAAATGGGCTTCCATCCAGTTACCACGAGTATTACCAATCTCTGCAAACAAGCTTACAAAAA GTTCCTGCACAGCTACGAGGACTTCTACCGCAAGCTGGGTGTGACGTTGGTGGCGCACCCGCGCGGGGCGCGCACGCCGCCCGCCGGCCGCTCGCTCATCCGCGACCGCGACCGCCACCCGCCCGCCTCCTCCTCCGCCTCCGCCTCCGCTTCCGCTTGCTCCACGCCCACCGGCACCCCTACGCAG CAACGCGGCAAAGACAAGGACTCCTCTGATAAGAGCGAGACAGACAAAAGCGAAAAGAGCGAGAAAGAAGAGAAACCAGAGAAGGTGGAGAAACCAAAGGAGAAACCTCGCGTCAGTGACGGAGAGGACAGCGCTGACAATCAACCGCTAGTCACTACTGTAGCGCCCAA AATAGAAAAGGAAAAAGAGAAAGACAAAGAAAAAGAGAAGGAAAAGGAGAAGGAGAAAGAAAAAGAGAAAGATAAGGAGAAAGAGAAAGAGAAGGACAAGGAAAAAGAGAAAGAGGATAAGAAGGAGAAGGAAAAAGAGAAGGAGAGGGAGAAGAGCTCTACGTCGAGCAGCACTAGCGAGGAGAAGGCGGTAGTGAAGCCGCGCTCGCAGTCCAAGGGACGCACTGTCACGCCCGTCAAGACCGAACACGACAAGAGAACGCCTAAGAGACGACCATTGTCGTCTAAAA CAAGCGAAGGAGCGAGTACGAGCACGTCGCGGGCATCCCGACGGCCCCACGCATCTACTGACAGCGATAGCTCAGGCAGAGCGTCCAG ATGCGGACCGATAAAGAAGATGCAAAGTCGCCGCAGCCAGAGCGCTAACTCGGCGAGCAGCGGCAACACGATCGCGTCTAACAGCAGCAAACGACCGCGCAAGAGAAAGAACACCGA GCCTTCAACTAATGAATCCACGAGATCCGGAGTATCCAATGTGAAGGCTCAAGTTGGTGACAAATTGAAAGTTTATTATGGACCTACACAATCTGAATCTAAG GTGACTTACGAAGCGAAAGTGATAGAGGTGTCATCGGAGGGCATGTTGCGAGTGCACTACACGGGGTGGAAcacgcgatacgacgagtggaTCAAACCGCAGAGAATAGCGCTCAACGTCACACAACATGAACAACGGAATAAAAAG GGTACGAGTATCAGTAGACGCGTAAGGTCCAAGAGAACTGaag AATCTTCGGCACGATCGGATTCCGACAGTGATTCAGAAAGTGACGAAGATGTCAAGAGACCACCTAAAAAGTCGGAGGAAAAATCAAGTTCAAAAA CTCCCTCACGATCAAAAGATGTGAAGTCTAGTGACAGCAGCAATTCGAGCAAACCTCGAAAGAGGCCAGTAAGAACAATTTCAACCCCCACCACTGTTTCACCGGCCAAAAAATCACGACCTAACGTCACAGGACGAGATTACGATCTAAATGAAATAAGATCAGAGCTGAAAGGATTACACTCTGTGAAACAAGAAAGTGATGAAGCAACCAAAACGGAGGGTCCTGGCAAAGAAGCGACGCTGCCCCCTGCACAATCTTCTAATCCTCCACCGCCTGAACCTCCTCAACCGGAAAAACAAGCAGAAGATGTATACGAGTTCAAGGAACCAGAACCCTTCGAACTGGAACTGCATGACGAAAAGAAAAAACGCACACATCGCATATTCGATGACATCTCACCGAGCAAATATACGTCAACATTATCTAAATCTTTGAGTGAAGAAATATCCGAGGACCCGATGCGAGCACGGCCTTCGTTACGATCACCATCTTTGTCGCCTTTCAGGGATTTCGGTACGTCGCGTGACGTCGGCCGACAAAGCCCCGAAGATGACTCCAAAGATGAACTTTTCTCTCTGGACGATGACTCGTTCCCAGGCGACGGTAGCTCTGGACCTACTTTCGAAGGGTTTACTCCAGCAAAGAACCAAGAAACGTACTCTAAAAAGAGCAAAGTATCAAAATTAAGAGAATTAATAGCAGATTCGCCAGATAGTCCAGCTGATGATGAACAATCTTCAGATGATGAGCCAGAAGATATAACAATCAAAGAAGTGAGGCAGCCGACACCAGTGACGCAAGTTGTCGAACAACCAAAAACACCAGAAGTTGCCGTGACTGTCGAACCCGTGGAAGCCAAACCAGTATTACCAGTTGAAGAAGAAGTGGTGGAAAAAAAAGAGCCGcccaaagaaaaaaaagaaaaaacgcCTGAGCCGCCAAAAACTCCGCCAACGCAAAAGAAACCTGACATTCAACTTCCTAAAACAAATATCATTACTCCAAGTATTACAATTAGTAGTACCACGACGACGGCCACCCTGACGCCGGCTGTTACCACAGCAACGTCTACTACAACTTCACCTCTCACTATTTCTACACCGGCTCGTGTTCCTACTCCGACCCCGCTTCCTAATAAGTCTCCTTCTCCAACAGTAGAAATTAAGAAGAAAGATGAGATTCCtaaaataaagcttttagaACCTCCTAAGGAGGAGCATAAGAAAGAGCCCAAAAAAGAGGAGCCGCAGAAAGTTCTCTCTCTGTCTGTACCTGTACTTGAACCCAAAGATAATCCagttaaaaatgaaaagaaaatggACCCAATACCAATATTAGAGCCAGTTACGTTAAAGTTACAACCTCCTTCGAGTCCACTCATCGATACAGAAGAGGACAAGTCAGAACCGGATAGTCCGGCTAGAATCGACGCTCTGCCTGAACCTCCACCTGGATTCCTCCTACAGTCGGAAGGTCCGAAGATAGCAGAAAAGCTGTTAAAAGCTATCAGCAGTGCGAAAAGATTATCAATGTCTCCTCCACCTGCTGAAGATCGTCCGGTCACGCCTAAATCCGATACACTAAAGTTGAACAAACCTGAAGTTAAATTATCACCGATATCACCGGAACCAAAACCAATCATCAAGCCGGAGCCAATGAAGCCTTTAATCAAGACCGAATCAGTGAAAAAGCCGTTGGAAAATACTACAGACTCGATATTCGGCGAGCCCCCGAATTTTATCGACTTAAAAAGAGACATACTCGATATCAAAAAGCCTAAGCCTGACGAGACAGTGGTACCGCGGTTGCAAAGTCCTTTGAACATTCTAGAAAGACGGAAGAGTGTAGCGGATCTCCCGCTGGGCGTTCCGGGCAAGAACAACAAGGTGCTCAGCGATACGATACAGAAGCTCTCGAGCCAAATCAATCAATCGGCAGCGGCGGCGGCCGCGGCAAGCTTACCACTACAAGCTTTCCCCGCAGAGGATAGGAGCGAGTCTAGTGATTCGGATGACTCCGATCGAAG ATTAATAATCGACAAGCTGTCGGTGGACGAATGGGGCTCCGGGGGAAGTTCGGAGGCGGTGCCGGCTGCGGCGGTCGGCGCCAGCGCGGCCACGCGCGCCCTGCACGCGGGCAAGTCGCTGGGCGAGTGGAGCGGCGCCGAGTCGCTGCTCATGCTGGAAGACGCCTGCAAGAACGAAAGGAAACACA TGAGCGGTCCCGCAGGTGCCAGCGTGGTGGTGGCGGGCAGCGGGCGCGTGGCGGCGTGCGAGGAGGACAGCAACATCTCGCTGCTGCTGTGCGAGGAGACCATCCCCGGCTCGCCGGCGCCCGACGCCGagcccgcgccgccgcgccaGCGCCTGCACATGCCCTTCGCCTCGGCGCCGCCGCACCATCACACGCACTCCAAAG ATGAGCGACGCGGTGAAAGCGGATCACGGTCGGGTGCGGGCGCCAGTTCCGGTGCTACTGCGAACgaagcggcggcggcgggcgggcccagcgcggcggcggcgcccgcGCCCCGCGACGGGCGCGACGCGGCGGGCTGGGGCCGCACGCGACCCCTCATTGACAACACGCCGCCCACCACGCCCGACAGCAGTCTCGATATGTCACCGCATAG AGAGCGGCGAATATCAGAACGGGACAGTCCCTCAGAGAGAAAAGAAGATGAGGACGAGGCTCGAGCGAACGATGCTGTCTCCCATGAAGTCGATAAACCACACG GAGGTGGTCGGTCCCGCAAGGCGTCGGAGAGTTCAGGCGCGGGCCGCACTCGGCGCCGGCCGCGCCGCGACACGGACGAGCCTCCTCACCTGCACCATCACCCGCCGCTCAAGTACAATTTCTACGTGGACCTGG AACCCACGTGGGACTGTCAGACGCGCATCAACGTGCTAACGTCTCGGCTAGCGGACCTACGCAAAGCGTACCACTCCGTGAAGGCAGAGCTGGCCGCCATCGATCGACGGCGCAAGAAGCTACGCCGGAAGGAGAGAGAAG CTGTGAAAGCTGCAAAGGCAGCGTGCTCATGA
- the LOC142980860 gene encoding uncharacterized protein LOC142980860 isoform X1, translated as MQGDDPPFLPVGTDVSAKYKGAFCEAKIKKVVRNIKCKVTLKAGGGTITVNDDVIKGNLRVGSTVEVKQDPKKDAMEAVITKIQDCSQYTVVFDDGDITTLRRSALCLKSGRHFNESETLDQLPLTHPEHFSTPVIAGRRGRRGRAQSEGSEGSGSGRRVKADVEPHVGRVVLVEAGGGAERRRPHQPAFPALVVAPTAQIKVKEDYLVRSFKDGRYYTVPKKEAREFRKGSAPLEWAGVEAALQYLNNGVLPPHWDRDALFNEPRNTSDDSSDDEPREEKDHFVAQLYKFMDERGTPLNRNPTIANKDIDLYRLFKVVEKLGGYNRVTNQNQWKTIADKMGFHPVTTSITNLCKQAYKKFLHSYEDFYRKLGVTLVAHPRGARTPPAGRSLIRDRDRHPPASSSASASASACSTPTGTPTQQRGKDKDSSDKSETDKSEKSEKEEKPEKVEKPKEKPRVSDGEDSADNQPLVTTVAPKIEKEKEKDKEKEKEKEKEKEKEKDKEKEKEKDKEKEKEDKKEKEKEKEREKSSTSSSTSEEKAVVKPRSQSKGRTVTPVKTEHDKRTPKRRPLSSKTSEGASTSTSRASRRPHASTDSDSSGRASRCGPIKKMQSRRSQSANSASSGNTIASNSSKRPRKRKNTEPSTNESTRSGVSNVKAQVGDKLKVYYGPTQSESKVTYEAKVIEVSSEGMLRVHYTGWNTRYDEWIKPQRIALNVTQHEQRNKKGTSISRRVRSKRTEESSARSDSDSDSESDEDVKRPPKKSEEKSSSKTPSRSKDVKSSDSSNSSKPRKRPVRTISTPTTVSPAKKSRPNVTGRDYDLNEIRSELKGLHSVKQESDEATKTEGPGKEATLPPAQSSNPPPPEPPQPEKQAEDVYEFKEPEPFELELHDEKKKRTHRIFDDISPSKYTSTLSKSLSEEISEDPMRARPSLRSPSLSPFRDFGTSRDVGRQSPEDDSKDELFSLDDDSFPGDGSSGPTFEGFTPAKNQETYSKKSKVSKLRELIADSPDSPADDEQSSDDEPEDITIKEVRQPTPVTQVVEQPKTPEVAVTVEPVEAKPVLPVEEEVVEKKEPPKEKKEKTPEPPKTPPTQKKPDIQLPKTNIITPSITISSTTTTATLTPAVTTATSTTTSPLTISTPARVPTPTPLPNKSPSPTVEIKKKDEIPKIKLLEPPKEEHKKEPKKEEPQKVLSLSVPVLEPKDNPVKNEKKMDPIPILEPVTLKLQPPSSPLIDTEEDKSEPDSPARIDALPEPPPGFLLQSEGPKIAEKLLKAISSAKRLSMSPPPAEDRPVTPKSDTLKLNKPEVKLSPISPEPKPIIKPEPMKPLIKTESVKKPLENTTDSIFGEPPNFIDLKRDILDIKKPKPDETVVPRLQSPLNILERRKSVADLPLGVPGKNNKVLSDTIQKLSSQINQSAAAAAAASLPLQAFPAEDRSESSDSDDSDRRLIIDKLSVDEWGSGGSSEAVPAAAVGASAATRALHAGKSLGEWSGAESLLMLEDACKNERKHMSGPAGASVVVAGSGRVAACEEDSNISLLLCEETIPGSPAPDAEPAPPRQRLHMPFASAPPHHHTHSKDERRGESGSRSGAGASSGATANEAAAAGGPSAAAAPAPRDGRDAAGWGRTRPLIDNTPPTTPDSSLDMSPHRERRISERDSPSERKEDEDEARANDAVSHEVDKPHGGGRSRKASESSGAGRTRRRPRRDTDEPPHLHHHPPLKYNFYVDLAEPTWDCQTRINVLTSRLADLRKAYHSVKAELAAIDRRRKKLRRKEREAVKAAKAACS; from the exons ATG cAAGGAGATGATCCACCCTTCCTGCCAGTTGGTACTGATGTCAGTGCCAAATATAAAGGAGCTTTTTGTGAGGCAAAGATCAAGAAAGTTGTGAGGAACATCAAGTGCAAA GTTACTTTAAAGGCAGGTGGTGGAACAATAACAGTAAATGATGATGTGATCAAAGGCAACCTCAGAGTAGGGAGCACAGTTGAAGTCAAGCAAGACCCTAAGAAGGATGCCATGGAAGCTGTCATCACTAAAATACAAGACTGTAGCCAGTATACTGTTG TATTTGACGATGGCGATATAACGACATTGCGACGTTCAGCATTGTGTCTCAAGAGTGGTCGACACTTCAATGAGAGTGAGACTCTTGATCAGTTGCCGCTCACACATCCAGAACACTTCTCAACACCTGTCATAGCAGGCCGGAGAGGCAGGAGAGGGAGAGCTCA GTCGGAAGGCAGCGAGGGCTCGGGCAGCGGGCGGCGCGTGAAGGCCGACGTGGAGCCGCACGTGGGGCGCGTGGTGCTGGTGGAGGCGGGCGGCGGGGCCGAGCGGCGCCGCCCGCACCAGCCGGCCTTCCCCGCGCTCGTCGTCGCGCCCACCGCGCAGATCAAGGTCAAGGAGGACTACCTCGTCAGGTCCTTCAAGGACGGCAGATA CTACACGGTTCCCAAGAAGGAGGCGCGCGAGTTCCGCAAGGGCAGCGCGCCGCTGGAGTGGGCGGGCGTGGAGGCGGCGCTGCAGTACCTCAACAACGGCGTGCTGCCGCCGCACTGGGACCGCGACGCGCTCTTCAACGAGCCCAGGAACACCTCCGATGAT AGTTCAGACGACGAGCCGCGCGAGGAGAAGGATCATTTCGTGGCGCAGTTGTACAAGTTCATGGACGAGCGAGGCACGCCGCTCAACAGGAACCCCACGATCGCTAACAAGGACATCGATTTATACCGCCTATTTAAA GTGGTAGAAAAGTTGGGTGGCTACAACAGAGTGACAAACCAAAATCAATGGAAAACCATTGCTGACAAAATGGGCTTCCATCCAGTTACCACGAGTATTACCAATCTCTGCAAACAAGCTTACAAAAA GTTCCTGCACAGCTACGAGGACTTCTACCGCAAGCTGGGTGTGACGTTGGTGGCGCACCCGCGCGGGGCGCGCACGCCGCCCGCCGGCCGCTCGCTCATCCGCGACCGCGACCGCCACCCGCCCGCCTCCTCCTCCGCCTCCGCCTCCGCTTCCGCTTGCTCCACGCCCACCGGCACCCCTACGCAG CAACGCGGCAAAGACAAGGACTCCTCTGATAAGAGCGAGACAGACAAAAGCGAAAAGAGCGAGAAAGAAGAGAAACCAGAGAAGGTGGAGAAACCAAAGGAGAAACCTCGCGTCAGTGACGGAGAGGACAGCGCTGACAATCAACCGCTAGTCACTACTGTAGCGCCCAA AATAGAAAAGGAAAAAGAGAAAGACAAAGAAAAAGAGAAGGAAAAGGAGAAGGAGAAAGAAAAAGAGAAAGATAAGGAGAAAGAGAAAGAGAAGGACAAGGAAAAAGAGAAAGAGGATAAGAAGGAGAAGGAAAAAGAGAAGGAGAGGGAGAAGAGCTCTACGTCGAGCAGCACTAGCGAGGAGAAGGCGGTAGTGAAGCCGCGCTCGCAGTCCAAGGGACGCACTGTCACGCCCGTCAAGACCGAACACGACAAGAGAACGCCTAAGAGACGACCATTGTCGTCTAAAA CAAGCGAAGGAGCGAGTACGAGCACGTCGCGGGCATCCCGACGGCCCCACGCATCTACTGACAGCGATAGCTCAGGCAGAGCGTCCAG ATGCGGACCGATAAAGAAGATGCAAAGTCGCCGCAGCCAGAGCGCTAACTCGGCGAGCAGCGGCAACACGATCGCGTCTAACAGCAGCAAACGACCGCGCAAGAGAAAGAACACCGA GCCTTCAACTAATGAATCCACGAGATCCGGAGTATCCAATGTGAAGGCTCAAGTTGGTGACAAATTGAAAGTTTATTATGGACCTACACAATCTGAATCTAAG GTGACTTACGAAGCGAAAGTGATAGAGGTGTCATCGGAGGGCATGTTGCGAGTGCACTACACGGGGTGGAAcacgcgatacgacgagtggaTCAAACCGCAGAGAATAGCGCTCAACGTCACACAACATGAACAACGGAATAAAAAG GGTACGAGTATCAGTAGACGCGTAAGGTCCAAGAGAACTGaag AATCTTCGGCACGATCGGATTCCGACAGTGATTCAGAAAGTGACGAAGATGTCAAGAGACCACCTAAAAAGTCGGAGGAAAAATCAAGTTCAAAAA CTCCCTCACGATCAAAAGATGTGAAGTCTAGTGACAGCAGCAATTCGAGCAAACCTCGAAAGAGGCCAGTAAGAACAATTTCAACCCCCACCACTGTTTCACCGGCCAAAAAATCACGACCTAACGTCACAGGACGAGATTACGATCTAAATGAAATAAGATCAGAGCTGAAAGGATTACACTCTGTGAAACAAGAAAGTGATGAAGCAACCAAAACGGAGGGTCCTGGCAAAGAAGCGACGCTGCCCCCTGCACAATCTTCTAATCCTCCACCGCCTGAACCTCCTCAACCGGAAAAACAAGCAGAAGATGTATACGAGTTCAAGGAACCAGAACCCTTCGAACTGGAACTGCATGACGAAAAGAAAAAACGCACACATCGCATATTCGATGACATCTCACCGAGCAAATATACGTCAACATTATCTAAATCTTTGAGTGAAGAAATATCCGAGGACCCGATGCGAGCACGGCCTTCGTTACGATCACCATCTTTGTCGCCTTTCAGGGATTTCGGTACGTCGCGTGACGTCGGCCGACAAAGCCCCGAAGATGACTCCAAAGATGAACTTTTCTCTCTGGACGATGACTCGTTCCCAGGCGACGGTAGCTCTGGACCTACTTTCGAAGGGTTTACTCCAGCAAAGAACCAAGAAACGTACTCTAAAAAGAGCAAAGTATCAAAATTAAGAGAATTAATAGCAGATTCGCCAGATAGTCCAGCTGATGATGAACAATCTTCAGATGATGAGCCAGAAGATATAACAATCAAAGAAGTGAGGCAGCCGACACCAGTGACGCAAGTTGTCGAACAACCAAAAACACCAGAAGTTGCCGTGACTGTCGAACCCGTGGAAGCCAAACCAGTATTACCAGTTGAAGAAGAAGTGGTGGAAAAAAAAGAGCCGcccaaagaaaaaaaagaaaaaacgcCTGAGCCGCCAAAAACTCCGCCAACGCAAAAGAAACCTGACATTCAACTTCCTAAAACAAATATCATTACTCCAAGTATTACAATTAGTAGTACCACGACGACGGCCACCCTGACGCCGGCTGTTACCACAGCAACGTCTACTACAACTTCACCTCTCACTATTTCTACACCGGCTCGTGTTCCTACTCCGACCCCGCTTCCTAATAAGTCTCCTTCTCCAACAGTAGAAATTAAGAAGAAAGATGAGATTCCtaaaataaagcttttagaACCTCCTAAGGAGGAGCATAAGAAAGAGCCCAAAAAAGAGGAGCCGCAGAAAGTTCTCTCTCTGTCTGTACCTGTACTTGAACCCAAAGATAATCCagttaaaaatgaaaagaaaatggACCCAATACCAATATTAGAGCCAGTTACGTTAAAGTTACAACCTCCTTCGAGTCCACTCATCGATACAGAAGAGGACAAGTCAGAACCGGATAGTCCGGCTAGAATCGACGCTCTGCCTGAACCTCCACCTGGATTCCTCCTACAGTCGGAAGGTCCGAAGATAGCAGAAAAGCTGTTAAAAGCTATCAGCAGTGCGAAAAGATTATCAATGTCTCCTCCACCTGCTGAAGATCGTCCGGTCACGCCTAAATCCGATACACTAAAGTTGAACAAACCTGAAGTTAAATTATCACCGATATCACCGGAACCAAAACCAATCATCAAGCCGGAGCCAATGAAGCCTTTAATCAAGACCGAATCAGTGAAAAAGCCGTTGGAAAATACTACAGACTCGATATTCGGCGAGCCCCCGAATTTTATCGACTTAAAAAGAGACATACTCGATATCAAAAAGCCTAAGCCTGACGAGACAGTGGTACCGCGGTTGCAAAGTCCTTTGAACATTCTAGAAAGACGGAAGAGTGTAGCGGATCTCCCGCTGGGCGTTCCGGGCAAGAACAACAAGGTGCTCAGCGATACGATACAGAAGCTCTCGAGCCAAATCAATCAATCGGCAGCGGCGGCGGCCGCGGCAAGCTTACCACTACAAGCTTTCCCCGCAGAGGATAGGAGCGAGTCTAGTGATTCGGATGACTCCGATCGAAG ATTAATAATCGACAAGCTGTCGGTGGACGAATGGGGCTCCGGGGGAAGTTCGGAGGCGGTGCCGGCTGCGGCGGTCGGCGCCAGCGCGGCCACGCGCGCCCTGCACGCGGGCAAGTCGCTGGGCGAGTGGAGCGGCGCCGAGTCGCTGCTCATGCTGGAAGACGCCTGCAAGAACGAAAGGAAACACA TGAGCGGTCCCGCAGGTGCCAGCGTGGTGGTGGCGGGCAGCGGGCGCGTGGCGGCGTGCGAGGAGGACAGCAACATCTCGCTGCTGCTGTGCGAGGAGACCATCCCCGGCTCGCCGGCGCCCGACGCCGagcccgcgccgccgcgccaGCGCCTGCACATGCCCTTCGCCTCGGCGCCGCCGCACCATCACACGCACTCCAAAG ATGAGCGACGCGGTGAAAGCGGATCACGGTCGGGTGCGGGCGCCAGTTCCGGTGCTACTGCGAACgaagcggcggcggcgggcgggcccagcgcggcggcggcgcccgcGCCCCGCGACGGGCGCGACGCGGCGGGCTGGGGCCGCACGCGACCCCTCATTGACAACACGCCGCCCACCACGCCCGACAGCAGTCTCGATATGTCACCGCATAG AGAGCGGCGAATATCAGAACGGGACAGTCCCTCAGAGAGAAAAGAAGATGAGGACGAGGCTCGAGCGAACGATGCTGTCTCCCATGAAGTCGATAAACCACACG GAGGTGGTCGGTCCCGCAAGGCGTCGGAGAGTTCAGGCGCGGGCCGCACTCGGCGCCGGCCGCGCCGCGACACGGACGAGCCTCCTCACCTGCACCATCACCCGCCGCTCAAGTACAATTTCTACGTGGACCTGG CAGAACCCACGTGGGACTGTCAGACGCGCATCAACGTGCTAACGTCTCGGCTAGCGGACCTACGCAAAGCGTACCACTCCGTGAAGGCAGAGCTGGCCGCCATCGATCGACGGCGCAAGAAGCTACGCCGGAAGGAGAGAGAAG CTGTGAAAGCTGCAAAGGCAGCGTGCTCATGA